A part of Halobaculum sp. MBLA0143 genomic DNA contains:
- a CDS encoding sulfatase codes for MKPNVLLVVLDSVRAGNTSLYGHEHETTPFLESFAETGVVYDQARSPGTWSLPSHTSMFTGYDVVEHGLTRAEYAIEPGHTVFERLADEEGYRTGVFSENTWITDMAVGLKDAFDTVEGARNLPYPDAIDPSNFVLSEGQGQYAAYLRRCLEDDHPVQSLANGVVTKLAWDYPQYLPDALSASTPASVYTDLLLDWVDGTSGPWAACVNFMDAHLPYEPAAPDDQWGGDRLRDLQDSMGDQVWEFNGGRRPWWQRRALEGLYDGTIHQMDAQLRRLIGALSERGELDDTLVVVTADHGEGFGEQSRVRPGARVAAHGAGIHEALLHVPLVVRPPGGADGRRIASPATLTRFPTAVERSLDGDWTAETFCPDGPVVASSHGLEEPMEERASRYCEDLWRFNGDARAVYRDDGDAVQKDVTWRSEAATVRCWDAKTSRATRVDDAADRVATAFESRQSRGVRLSDTGSVDRATQRRLEELGYA; via the coding sequence GTGAAACCGAACGTCCTCTTGGTCGTGCTCGACAGTGTCCGTGCCGGCAACACGAGCCTCTACGGCCACGAGCACGAGACGACCCCGTTTCTGGAGTCGTTCGCCGAGACGGGAGTCGTCTACGACCAGGCACGCTCTCCGGGGACGTGGAGCCTCCCGAGTCACACCAGTATGTTCACTGGGTACGACGTAGTCGAACACGGGCTGACCCGTGCGGAGTACGCCATCGAGCCTGGGCACACGGTCTTCGAGCGGCTCGCGGACGAGGAGGGGTACCGCACCGGCGTCTTCTCCGAGAACACCTGGATCACCGACATGGCAGTCGGGCTGAAGGACGCCTTCGACACGGTGGAAGGCGCCCGTAACCTCCCGTACCCGGACGCCATCGACCCGAGTAACTTCGTTCTCTCCGAAGGACAAGGGCAGTACGCGGCGTACCTCCGCCGGTGCCTCGAGGACGATCACCCCGTCCAGTCGCTGGCGAACGGTGTCGTAACGAAACTCGCGTGGGACTACCCGCAGTACCTCCCGGACGCTCTGAGCGCCAGCACGCCGGCGTCGGTCTACACCGATCTGTTGTTGGACTGGGTCGACGGGACGAGTGGTCCGTGGGCCGCCTGTGTCAACTTCATGGACGCCCACCTCCCGTACGAGCCGGCGGCACCCGACGACCAGTGGGGCGGTGACCGACTGCGTGACCTCCAGGACAGCATGGGTGACCAGGTGTGGGAGTTCAACGGCGGTCGACGGCCCTGGTGGCAACGACGCGCCTTAGAAGGGCTGTACGACGGGACGATTCACCAGATGGACGCGCAGCTTCGACGGCTGATCGGGGCGCTCTCGGAGCGTGGTGAACTGGACGACACGCTCGTGGTCGTCACTGCCGACCACGGTGAGGGGTTCGGCGAGCAGAGTCGCGTCCGTCCCGGCGCACGGGTCGCCGCCCACGGCGCGGGCATCCACGAGGCGTTGCTGCACGTTCCGCTCGTCGTCCGGCCACCGGGGGGTGCCGACGGGCGACGGATTGCGTCCCCGGCCACGCTCACTCGGTTCCCGACTGCCGTCGAACGGTCGCTGGACGGCGACTGGACGGCGGAGACGTTCTGTCCCGACGGTCCGGTCGTCGCCTCCTCACACGGACTCGAAGAGCCGATGGAGGAACGCGCCAGCCGGTACTGCGAGGACCTGTGGCGGTTCAACGGTGACGCACGTGCCGTCTACCGTGACGACGGTGACGCCGTACAGAAGGACGTGACCTGGCGTTCGGAGGCGGCGACGGTGCGATGTTGGGACGCGAAGACGAGTCGGGCGACGAGAGTCGACGACGCCGCCGACCGCGTTGCGACCGCCTTCGAGAGTCGCCAGTCTCGGGGTGTCCGGCTGTCGGACACCGGCTCCGTCGACCGAGCGACCCAGCGCCGCCTGGAAGAGCTCGGTTACGCCTGA
- a CDS encoding alkaline phosphatase family protein, with protein sequence MTLVVLALDALDTELAADFGGGSFSLTSHGHMESVAHMFDDRPHTGEVWPTVATGLHPREHGITGGGESEWSNPVVELGSRLINKFDTQMSTRNRLGDIVEEVTNATWEMATVTDPTFFDGPGRVVHNWPGVHRNEELHRIWDVIEEGIRSGEDNMPREEYERRVRGIAAEQFGWVREMLNHDTSLVAAHIHVLDALGHAYSDDREGMRRAYEWCGAEVDAVREAMAEDDELLVLSDHGMETTWTDGQNPHGTHSWRSFSASTFETRPEDVHDVRAWVEDHVDDTERTESELDLPEEQLRQLGYVE encoded by the coding sequence ATGACACTCGTGGTCCTCGCGTTGGACGCGCTCGACACCGAACTCGCGGCCGACTTCGGCGGCGGGTCGTTCTCGCTCACGTCACACGGCCACATGGAGTCTGTCGCCCACATGTTCGACGACCGGCCACACACCGGAGAGGTGTGGCCGACAGTTGCGACCGGTCTCCACCCACGAGAACACGGGATCACCGGCGGCGGCGAGAGCGAGTGGAGCAACCCCGTCGTGGAGCTCGGATCACGCCTGATCAACAAGTTCGACACCCAGATGAGCACCCGCAACCGACTGGGAGACATCGTCGAGGAGGTGACGAACGCGACCTGGGAGATGGCGACCGTCACCGACCCGACGTTCTTCGACGGGCCCGGGCGGGTCGTCCACAACTGGCCGGGAGTCCACCGAAACGAGGAACTTCACCGAATCTGGGACGTGATCGAGGAGGGAATCCGGAGCGGCGAGGACAACATGCCACGCGAGGAGTACGAGCGCCGGGTGCGGGGCATCGCCGCAGAACAGTTCGGCTGGGTCAGAGAGATGCTGAACCACGACACCTCGTTGGTGGCCGCACACATCCACGTCCTCGACGCGCTCGGACACGCGTACTCCGACGACAGAGAGGGGATGCGGCGCGCCTACGAGTGGTGTGGCGCCGAGGTCGACGCCGTCCGTGAGGCGATGGCAGAAGACGACGAACTGCTCGTTCTCAGCGACCACGGGATGGAGACGACCTGGACGGACGGCCAGAACCCACACGGGACACACTCCTGGCGGTCGTTCTCCGCGAGCACGTTCGAGACGCGCCCCGAGGACGTCCACGACGTGCGAGCGTGGGTAGAAGACCACGTCGACGACACCGAACGGACGGAGTCGGAACTCGACCTCCCCGAAGAACAGCTTCGTCAACTCGGCTACGTGGAGTGA
- a CDS encoding polysaccharide biosynthesis C-terminal domain-containing protein, translating into MGRASEMDFGLESVKAFSGKMTQAVLGFVGTIVFARVLGPDGFGGFYSLLAVVLIADRPARGVAQAVEKRRSESGAAGAEVVGAGVVGVAVVVTVLAAGSYAVRGRLRSVAGFEGAWVVFVLLLAALSGFALVQKLLGSEGLIGLQTWNDTLRSVLTLPAQIGFVLLGTGAAGLGYGLAGATLAAVPVGLWFVRPSVSLPSVDTLRSVWAFARHSALGTLVGKAYDQFDILLLNLVLGQAVSGYYKAAFSLAVPGVFLANVVGAGLTPKLSSQLSEGGTAGSDVTNSVSYASLFAVPVFFGALALPDALMVTVFGSGFAETGVYLVGLALYNLLHSQVVIYQHALGGLDRPDVEARVSTATLLGNVVVGVALVYTVGGVGVVAATVLAETGRLVVFARRLRSLVPDADLLSRPLAKQVTAGLVMCVVLVGLRRLVAVTGWPALVALVACGAVVYLGTLLGISPELRLTLRSVYADARG; encoded by the coding sequence ATGGGTCGAGCGAGCGAGATGGACTTCGGCCTGGAGAGCGTGAAGGCGTTCTCCGGGAAGATGACACAGGCTGTCCTCGGGTTCGTCGGCACGATCGTGTTCGCAAGAGTGCTCGGGCCCGACGGCTTCGGCGGGTTCTACTCGCTCCTGGCGGTGGTCCTGATCGCCGACCGACCCGCCAGAGGGGTGGCCCAGGCCGTCGAGAAACGCCGGTCAGAGTCGGGTGCGGCCGGAGCGGAGGTGGTCGGAGCGGGCGTCGTCGGGGTGGCGGTGGTCGTCACCGTTCTCGCCGCCGGCAGCTACGCGGTCCGCGGTCGGCTGCGGTCAGTCGCCGGCTTCGAGGGCGCCTGGGTCGTGTTCGTGCTCCTGTTGGCCGCACTGAGCGGGTTCGCACTGGTGCAGAAGCTTCTCGGGTCGGAGGGACTGATCGGACTGCAGACGTGGAACGACACGCTTCGGTCGGTGCTCACGCTGCCGGCACAGATCGGGTTCGTCCTGCTCGGGACGGGCGCCGCCGGTCTGGGGTACGGGCTCGCGGGCGCGACCCTGGCCGCGGTCCCGGTCGGGCTGTGGTTCGTCCGGCCGAGCGTCAGTCTCCCCTCCGTCGACACGCTCCGTTCCGTGTGGGCGTTCGCACGGCACAGCGCCCTCGGGACACTGGTCGGAAAGGCGTACGACCAGTTCGACATCCTGTTGTTGAACCTCGTTCTCGGTCAGGCGGTGTCCGGCTACTACAAGGCCGCGTTCAGTCTCGCGGTCCCGGGCGTGTTCCTCGCGAACGTCGTCGGCGCCGGCCTGACACCGAAGCTGTCGAGTCAGTTGTCTGAGGGCGGAACGGCGGGCAGCGACGTGACAAACAGTGTCTCGTACGCCAGCCTGTTTGCCGTCCCCGTCTTCTTCGGCGCACTCGCGCTGCCAGACGCGCTGATGGTGACGGTGTTCGGCTCTGGTTTCGCCGAGACGGGCGTGTACCTGGTCGGGCTGGCACTGTACAACCTCCTCCACTCACAGGTCGTCATCTACCAGCACGCGCTCGGAGGGTTAGACAGACCGGACGTCGAGGCACGGGTGAGTACCGCGACCCTCCTGGGGAACGTAGTCGTCGGGGTCGCGCTGGTGTACACCGTCGGCGGTGTCGGCGTCGTCGCCGCGACCGTGCTCGCGGAGACGGGACGGCTCGTCGTGTTCGCGCGCCGGCTCCGGTCGCTCGTCCCCGACGCCGACCTCCTGTCGCGGCCGTTGGCCAAGCAGGTGACGGCCGGTCTGGTGATGTGTGTCGTGCTCGTCGGGCTGCGCAGGCTCGTGGCCGTCACCGGGTGGCCGGCACTGGTCGCACTCGTCGCGTGTGGCGCCGTCGTCTACCTCGGAACGCTGCTCGGGATCAGCCCGGAGCTCCGGCTCACACTCCGTTCCGTGTACGCCGACGCACGGGGGTGA